TAAATAGTGAAAGAACTAAGTTGGAAGCTAAACTTATGTTTTCAGCAATGAAGAATGATATCAATGTACCAGCTATATTATTAGTTGACCCTTTTGAATATTTAATTGCAATGGAGTATATTGAAGGATTTCCCATAAAAGATATGATACCAAAATTGAAAGATAGATTATTAGCAATTGGTGAAAACATAGGGGAGATTGCTGGGAAGCTTCATAAAATTGGGATTTCTCATGGTGATTTTACAACTAATAACTTAATATATACTCTTAATGGAGAAATATTTCTTATTGATTTTGGATTAGCTAAGAGAAGTGATGATATTGAAGATTTTGCCACCGATGTACACGTTTTTTTAAGGAGCCTAGAAAGTGTTCATTATGAATATAAGGACGTGATTTTTAAAGGATTTGAGAGAGGCTATTCAAGATTTAGAGATTTTGATAAGATTATGAATAAGGTTAAAGAAATAAGAATGAGAGGGAGATATGTTGAAGAACGTAGAAATAAGCGTGGTAACATCAAATGAAAACAAGTTTAGAGAGTTAGCAGAGTTAGCCAAGGAATATAATATAAAACTAAGATGGATTAATTTACCTAAAGTTGAGATTCAAGCTGATTCTTTAGAAGAGATAGTAAGAAATTCTGCAATCATTGCTTATAACATGATTAAATCTCCTTTAATAATGGAAGATAGCGGATTATTTATTGAAGCGTTAAATAATTTCCCTGGTCCTTACACAAACTATGTAAGAAGAACCATAGGATTAGAAGGAATACTAAAAATAATGCAAGGGATAGAAAATAGGAATGCCTATTTTATGACAGCTATTTGTTATATTGACGATAAGATAGTGAAAGTTTTCACTGGAAAGATAAATGGCAGGATTTCATATAGTATTAGAGGAGACAAAGGATTTGGGTTTGATCCTATATTTATTCCAGAAGGAGAAGATAGAACTTTTGGGGAGATGAACTTAGAAGAAAAAAATAAATATTCTCATAGGGGGAAAGCATTCAAGGAGTTTGTAAAATTTTATCTTACTTATATCTCTTAGTTTCTTCGATACTTTCATTATTTAACTCTGAAAAATGAGTTATTGAGTATTCATAAAGATATTTATAATCTTCATCTGTCAAGTCCGGTAATTTTTCTACTTGGATATATTCTTCTAATTCTTTGAGGCTTGATATATTAGGAAGAACAGAAGTTACTTTACTGTTATATAAGATGAATTTTAAAGCTAGTTGTGATAATTTTATCCCCTTACTTTTTGCATATTCTAAAAGGGGTTTAGATAGCTCTACAGCTTTTTTGATCCAGTTAATATCTTTTAAGCTTCTATGAAGTTTTGGATTATTAAAAATAGGCCATTTTTCCTCTATTAATGCATCTGACGCATGGGGTACTCTTACAAAATGTGCTATATCAAAATTTAAGAAATCGATTCCAGGTTTTAACTCTATTATATTATAAATATATTCTAAGCTTTCATATCCCATTTTTATTGCTTCTAATCCTTCTTCTCCCCATCCTAGAGTAGGACCTAGTGCAACTCCAATTACTCTAACTTTTCCATCTTTCTTTAAACTATATAAAAAATCAAGAACTTCCTTATTTTTAATAATTTGCATCTTAGGATTATGAATCATTAAGATATCAATGTAATCAGTGTTTAATCTTTCTAAGCTCTTCTTAAATGCAAAGTCTAAGTAATCTAAGTCAAATCTCTGAATAGCTCTATTATTTATTTTATTATAGAAATCATATCCTATTTTAGTCAAGATTACAATTCTATCACGTTTCGTATTGAATACTTTTGACAAAATAGTTTCTCCTAGTCCTTCTCCATATATGTCAGCTGTATCAAAGAAATTAATACCATTTTCGTAAGCTTTTCTAAGAATATCTTCTGCTTTATTAACTTCAGCCCCCCACCAATCAGTGACAAGGCTCCAAACTCCTATACCAATTTCAGATACTTCAATGTTAGTATGATTTATTTTTCTTAGTTTCATGTAATACCTCGCCTAATGTTAAAATCCTTTTTGATATTATAAAAACCATTATACATAATGCTTGTAAAAGTACCAGAGAAAATATTTGATGAAATACTTAGGAAACTAAAAATTCAAGTATATGAATATAATTCAAAAATAAAAGAATACGGAGTCTATTTAAAACCGTATCACATAGTTTATAAAAATGGTAAACAGTATATTTATATAGGTAAGTACTGGTATAAATTAGAGAAGAAAGAAGGAAAATTGAAGTGGATATATTTAGGCAAGAAAAAACCTATTGAAAAAATGCCTGACCCACCTGCAATACCAGATTATACAATAATAAGAGATGTTGAAGGATATGTTATAGATGAAAAAGTCCTAAATGAGTTCAAATGATAGCATCTTTTTTACTTTATCTATTATTCCTAACTTTATTCCATTTATAATCATAGTAAGGTCTTCATAATCTAATTTTATTAACTCTGAAATTGCTAGAACAGTAGCCGGGGTAAACGGACTTCCCATAAATGCTTCAATGGAGGATTTTCTTGCATTTACTCTAGCTAAATGATGAAAGCTAGCTAAAGCCTCATAAACATTAGTTGTGATCAAACTTTTCGAGTAAGGAGTCCTAGATAAAACATCTAGTACTTCTTTTTCTGTGTTAGCCCCTGCAATATCTTTTAAAGAAGCTTCATCCATTTTGCACATTACATCCCCAATTAAATGAAGTTTGTAAGCAAGTGCAGTTGAATAGTAATCTTCATATGTACAAATAATGTCTTGAGCTTTTGATTTCCAATCCCCTCTAAACTCATTTACTATCTTTGATAACTTATATATAAAGTAAAATTCTAGAAGAGAATTAATTTCAGAAGGAGTCTTCTTGTTTGCTCTACTTAATGCGAATTTAAGTCCCTCATTAATTATACCTTTTGAAAAATTCATCACATCATCAAGGCTTTGAGGGTTTGAATCTGCTAATTCCTTTATTAAGATAAAATTATTAGTTAATTTTGCCCCAGTTAACAGAGAGGAAATAAGGGGCTCTAATTCACTTAAACTAAAAAGATATAAGTATAAATCTACTATATCAGAATTTACTTTTGTATTGCTTACATATTTTCTAATTTTAGTAAGAAAATTTATTGCTCTCTGCTTAAATTTTCTTTCAGCATCATCAATGGTGCTTGGAATTTCCTCTATAAATCCTCTATCCTTAAGCAAGCTTAAAGCGTCTTTCCACTCTGCAGTTGTTAAAAGTTCATTTACTGTTCCTTTAGTTAATACAAACGATTTATATAATCTCGCTATAGATGTAGAGTAAGCTAGTGTACTACTCATCTATTTAAATACCTCCTCGATCTTTTTTAGTACAAATTGGGTAGCTTTTTCTAGGTTCTTTTGGCCTTTCTCCTTAATCTTTGATATTTGTTTTTCTCTGTCTTCAGCATATTTTTTACTTAATTCATTAATTTTATCACTAGTGTTTTTATCTATTTCTTGTGAAATTTGATTTAGTTCTTCTTCAGCTATAGACCTAAACTGTGTGGTAAGAGATTCTGCAAATATAACAAGTCTTTTCGCATCATCTGCAATATTTTTTTCTATGTTTTTTAGTTCTTCTTCATATCTTACTATCAAATTCGCATATGTTGATAATTTTGAAGACATCTTAGTATATAGTTTAAGTTGAGCTTTTTAATGATTTTCTTCCTCTAATAATATAACCCGTGTGCATTACCCCTATATTTTTAGGTCTTGTTGCATTTTCTTTAATCTGATACTCTCGTAAAATTAATTCTTCTGCATGTATATCAATAAATCCACTATTTTTTAATGCGATGCCTACTTTCTCAATTTGATTTGTGGTAGGAACAAAAATTACTATTGAACCAGATGGCTTTAAAGCATCATATGCATGTTTAGCAACATTCCAAGGATCTGGCATATCTAGAAAAATGGCATCCACATTGCTTTCTTCAAATCCTTCTCTAACATCTTTTAATTTAAACGTTACCCTATCTGTGAGGTTAAGTAATTCTATGTTTTTCTTCGCAATTTCTTGCATGTCTTGTCTTATATCGTAAGTTATTACTCTCCCTTTTTCACCCAAGTAATAAGCTAAAGATATGGTAAGGAAACCAGACCCGGTGCCAGCTTCTAAAACAATATCTCCAGGTTGTATTCCGGAGGAGTATATCATATAAGCTACATCTTTGGGATAAAGAACTTGCGAGGGTCTTTTAAGTCCATTATAGATATCTATTAATGAGGGTTTTAATACATAAGCTTTATTTCCAGTAGATAATGTTACCTCTGAGCCATATTCTAATCCTATTATTGAGTCTAAATTTATAGCTCCTTTATCACTTCCAAATTTTTTACCTTTTTTCACTTTAATAAGATAAGTTCTTTTCATATCAATCCAAAACGTTATAACATCATCTTCTTTTATCATCAGAATTAGAAAGATAAAAGTAACTTAAAAATCAGTTCTGGTGTCTTATTTCATTGATCAAAAACACCAGCTTTCATCACTGGTCGTTTACCCATAATTCTTTTCTTATAAACTCATTTAATGCTGCTCTTATTACTTCACTTCTTGATGTATATCTACCAGTATTTATTAATTCATCTATTGCTTCCAAAAATTGTTCTGGTAATTTTACGGTTATTATTCTCATTATAGGTCAATTATTTTGCTTTGAGGATATTATCTTTTAAGCATTATCCCTATTTTTATCAGCCTTTTCCCATAAATACTCAAAATAAACTTTGCCTATTTCAACAAAATAGATATGATTTGAAAACATTCCTAACAACGTATTACCTTGTGTTTTTATTATTAAGAAAATTGAATTTGATGTTATTATGCCACTTCCAAACATCGAATCTAAATATCTAACTTGAAGGACGTTGCTATCTACTTTTAGACTTTTACTTAGTATAACTTTAACGTCATGTTTATAGGAGTTAGCTTCAAGTAATTTAACAAGTTCTTGTGATAATATTTCTGGAAAAGATATTGCAACATAATACTTACTAGAGTTCTCAGAGAGTATTTGTTGAAGTGTTTGGTTAATAGCATCTTGCTGAACAAGAGCTATATTATAGAAAGAAGTTTGAGAAGAGAGTAAAACAGATATAGGTAAGATTAAATCTCTTTCTATTTTTTCTAAGCTGTCAAAGATATTTTTCTTCACATTTTCCCATACTTCTCTAATTGGATTAGCTATATAATAAGATGGCCTTTTTCCTATTCTTCTTATCCAACCTCTTCCTTCTAATTTAGTTAAAATAGGGTATATCTTTGTATAAGAAATGTTAATTTTATCAGATAATTCCTTGGCTGTCATCTTCCCATTAAGAAGTAATATAAAATATAGTTTCAGTTCATTTCTACTTATTCCAAAAGCTCTAGCTATATTTCCTATTTTACTTACGATATCATCAATATTTTGGGACATATTAACATTTTTATTTTCAAGCCACTTATTAATAAACGGTGTATCAAATGGGTGGCGCCAGTAAGAAACCCATATCTACAGTAGAGAAAAGAATGAAAAAAATGGCTGAAGAGCAACAAAAGAAACAACAAAAGAGAGCCCCTACAAAGACTGGAAAAGAATTAACGAGCAAGAATGTTATAGTTGATAATGAGACTTTGAAGAAAGTTCAGGAAGAATTAAAGAAAGAAATAATAGTTACTCCTTATACTTTATCAAGTAAATTAAACGTCACTATAAGCGTGGCAAAGAAAATATTGGAAGAGTTAGAGAGACAAGGAGTTGTTAAAATAGGTACCAAAGATAGAAGAACTGTAGTATATGTAGCTGCTTCATAAAAATTATTCTTCTTCCTTTTCTTCTCTTTGTTCTTCGACTTTTTTTGTTACATTAGTCTTCATTTTTTTAATACTTTTACAGAAAGTTTGAAGAACAGAATCTATGTTGCTTATGCTCCCTATTTTTTCTCTATTAGCTTCCTGCGTTAACACAGTAGATTCAACATATACTACAGTATCTTCTTCTTCAGCTTGCTTATAAATTAATGTGTTAGTACTTGTTACAAATGTTGGTGAAGACCCTATTATGTCCCCGTTCTCATCTTCTATTGTTTCTCCAACAATAATATATGGTAATCCATTTTCTATTGTTCTTGCTATTGCCATATACTTTATTATATCATATCCATTTCTAGGATAAGCTTTCATTGTCCCAATTATTGCAGATACATTATTTAATGATAAAAGTTTATTGATTTCAGGTGAAAATAAGTCATCTTCAGAGATTATACCATATCTTTTATCTAATGACATATAAACTGGTTCTTTTCCAGACGAAATTCCAAGTCTTACATCTTTTTCAGACACTATTATTTTCCTATATTTTCCTAATATTTCTCCTTGCGGAGAAATAATTAATGTTGTCAGAAATATTTTTGGTCCAGCTTGTTCAAGTATTGGACCAGCAATTAGATGAACTTCTCCTTCCATTGATAAATTTATTAAAGTGTCTGTTACACTACCCGGTATTTTTTCAGCAAGATTCTTAATTATACTCCTCGCTTTCTTATCATTCTCGTAAATTTCAAATATATTTCCTGCTGGAAATAAAGATGGAAGTATAACTAACTTAGCACCTTTATCTTTAGCTGCCTTAATTAATTTCTTAGCTTTTTCTATATTATATTTTTTGCTCATTTCTCTCAATTTTAAATGAAGTAATCCGATGAGCATAATATCACCTAATCTTATTTATTTCCTCATAAATATCCTTTAATACATTTATGTAATCTTCTTTACCTTCCTCCACCATATCCATCAACTGTAATAGAGTTCTTGTTCTGTTCTCAGATACAAAACTACTAAACTTTTGATTTAAATAGTTATTTACCTCTTTGCCTAAGGTAGTTGGAATAAGTTTTTTTGTTTTTTTACTTTCAATTGCATACCCTCTTTTTAATATTGTACTTATAATAGTGGCATAAGTACTAGGTCTTCCTATTTCTTTTCTCTTCATCTCAGCAACTAAATCAGCCTGAGTATATAAATTCACGGAACTTTTTGCAAAAGATCCTTTAAGCTCTACTGTATATATTATCTCGTCTTCGCCAGATGCCTTAATTTTTTGAATAACACTGCCTTTCACAATTCTAGTTGTTGGCAAATATAAGAACTTAGAATAATCTATTTGAATAGGGAGTTTAATATCTGTTATAAACTCAGCTAAGTTCTGGAATGTCTTTAATTCGGTCTGGCATTTTTCATCTTCACAGATTTTATATTCTATTTTCTCTTTAATAGCTTTGATAGGAACTAATTGGCTAGTGATAAATCTTCTAAATATTAAATCATATACAAGGAAATGAACTTTTGATATCTTTTTAGCTAATTCTATTTCTCCCTCATCAATTAATAATCTTAGCTGATCAACATCTAAAGGTCTCGTAGGTCGAATAGCTTCGTGAGCACCACCTTCTCCCCAAGTTCTAGGTTTAAAAATATTTTGATAGTTCTCCCCAATGATTTGTTTTAGATAATTCTCTGCTATAGATATACCCGTGCTTGATATTCTAGTACTATCAGTTCTATGATATGTTATAAGTCCTAGTTCAAATAGGTCTTGAGCTATTTTCATTGCCTCTTGTGCTGATATCCCATAAAATTGATTTGCATCATATAGCAAAGTGTCAGTAGTGTATGGTGGTAAAGGATTAATTTCCTCTTCTGTAGTATTCATATTTACAATCTTTACATAAACTACTGAATTCTTTCTTATCTTGTTATTCTGCTTAGGTACATAAATTTTAAGCTCTTCAATTCCTTTAATGTTTCCGTAATAAATTTTCATCTTATTTTTCTGATATTCGTCATATCTACTTACTATCCAATTTAGTACTGGTGATTGCACTCTTCCAGCACTTAAGTTTCTATTTTCTAAACTATCACACTTATAATGACTACAATAATAGTTTCTCCAGAAATCTTCTTGAAGTTTAGTAGAAAGTTTGAATCCTATCCATCTATCTTCTATTCTTCTAACTATTTGCGATTTAACTAAATTCACATTAAACTCTCTTGGATTGTTAATAGCTTGTAGTATCGCTTTCCTTGTAACTTCATGGAATTCAGCTCTTTTTATGTTAGAGTTAAATGGTCTGAGTGCTAGATAAATATCCCAAGCAATTTTTTCACCTTCAGTATCTGGGTCGGTTCCTATAAGAATCTCATCCACTTCTAACGCTAATTTTCTTAAAGCATCTATCGTGTTATTCTTATCTAAAACTATTTCTGTTGTTCCGCATCTAGGGCATCTATTTCCTTCAGCATAATCAGTAAATTGATGCCCATTTCTACATCTTTTTATAGTATTATAATAAGGAATAAATAATAAATGAGAGTTACTTTTAACTTCTATTCCATAAATTCCTATATTTTGCGTTGTTAAGTCATAAACATGGCCTCCAGAAGCAGCTACTATAAGAATTTTGTCCTCTAAAACGGTCTCAAATGCCCTAATGTTTTCTATTTGTCTAATACTAGGCCTAGAAAAGAAATTAGAAATAGTTTTTGCTTTATTGGGAGATTCTACAATAAACAAAACTGTTTTGACTTTTTCTAAAGACGGTTCTACTTCTCCTTCTTTTTTTATCTTATATATTCTCTCTCTTTCGCTCTTTATCTTGTTGACAATATCATCTAAACTTTCATTTTCTATCTTATTATTTTGTAAATCTAATTCTTTCCATGAAATTTCATCTAAGATAAGCGATAATTTTTTATTTAAAATATTGAATAAACTGAAATCATCTACTAAAAGAACTGAGAGCCCAGTAGTTAACTCTCCACCATATATTCTAGAAGTCCTTCCACTGGCTTGAATGTACGTAAGATAATCAGGGATAAGGATATTACCATTAGATATAACTAAATCTCCAATTTCTGCTACTTTCTTTAAAATTTCTTTATCTTCAAGGTATTTATTAGCTATTTCATAAGCTTTTAATAGAACTTCATCCTCTAATTTTCCTTCTTTTGCTTGCATAGACAACATTGAAATTGCTGCTGGGCTTAATCTTCTAATTTTTCCTCTTACTCTTCCTGCTAGTCTTATTATTTCTTGATCTCTAGTAACTAAACCTAATATACTTAATATTCTAGATAGTGCTACAATATTCATTACTTCTCCTATTCTAAACTTAAATTTTGGTATGCCAACAA
The nucleotide sequence above comes from Sulfurisphaera javensis. Encoded proteins:
- a CDS encoding Kae1-associated kinase Bud32 — its product is MEIIREIKRGAESIIYEGYFAGIHSIFKKRISKSYRDKQLDEKINSERTKLEAKLMFSAMKNDINVPAILLVDPFEYLIAMEYIEGFPIKDMIPKLKDRLLAIGENIGEIAGKLHKIGISHGDFTTNNLIYTLNGEIFLIDFGLAKRSDDIEDFATDVHVFLRSLESVHYEYKDVIFKGFERGYSRFRDFDKIMNKVKEIRMRGRYVEERRNKRGNIK
- a CDS encoding XTP/dITP diphosphatase, with translation MLKNVEISVVTSNENKFRELAELAKEYNIKLRWINLPKVEIQADSLEEIVRNSAIIAYNMIKSPLIMEDSGLFIEALNNFPGPYTNYVRRTIGLEGILKIMQGIENRNAYFMTAICYIDDKIVKVFTGKINGRISYSIRGDKGFGFDPIFIPEGEDRTFGEMNLEEKNKYSHRGKAFKEFVKFYLTYIS
- a CDS encoding aldo/keto reductase is translated as MKLRKINHTNIEVSEIGIGVWSLVTDWWGAEVNKAEDILRKAYENGINFFDTADIYGEGLGETILSKVFNTKRDRIVILTKIGYDFYNKINNRAIQRFDLDYLDFAFKKSLERLNTDYIDILMIHNPKMQIIKNKEVLDFLYSLKKDGKVRVIGVALGPTLGWGEEGLEAIKMGYESLEYIYNIIELKPGIDFLNFDIAHFVRVPHASDALIEEKWPIFNNPKLHRSLKDINWIKKAVELSKPLLEYAKSKGIKLSQLALKFILYNSKVTSVLPNISSLKELEEYIQVEKLPDLTDEDYKYLYEYSITHFSELNNESIEETKRYK
- a CDS encoding V-type ATPase subunit yields the protein MSSTLAYSTSIARLYKSFVLTKGTVNELLTTAEWKDALSLLKDRGFIEEIPSTIDDAERKFKQRAINFLTKIRKYVSNTKVNSDIVDLYLYLFSLSELEPLISSLLTGAKLTNNFILIKELADSNPQSLDDVMNFSKGIINEGLKFALSRANKKTPSEINSLLEFYFIYKLSKIVNEFRGDWKSKAQDIICTYEDYYSTALAYKLHLIGDVMCKMDEASLKDIAGANTEKEVLDVLSRTPYSKSLITTNVYEALASFHHLARVNARKSSIEAFMGSPFTPATVLAISELIKLDYEDLTMIINGIKLGIIDKVKKMLSFELI
- a CDS encoding tRNA (adenine-N1)-methyltransferase, giving the protein MIKEDDVITFWIDMKRTYLIKVKKGKKFGSDKGAINLDSIIGLEYGSEVTLSTGNKAYVLKPSLIDIYNGLKRPSQVLYPKDVAYMIYSSGIQPGDIVLEAGTGSGFLTISLAYYLGEKGRVITYDIRQDMQEIAKKNIELLNLTDRVTFKLKDVREGFEESNVDAIFLDMPDPWNVAKHAYDALKPSGSIVIFVPTTNQIEKVGIALKNSGFIDIHAEELILREYQIKENATRPKNIGVMHTGYIIRGRKSLKSST
- a CDS encoding ribbon-helix-helix domain-containing protein, which translates into the protein MRIITVKLPEQFLEAIDELINTGRYTSRSEVIRAALNEFIRKELWVNDQ
- a CDS encoding TrmB family transcriptional regulator is translated as MSQNIDDIVSKIGNIARAFGISRNELKLYFILLLNGKMTAKELSDKINISYTKIYPILTKLEGRGWIRRIGKRPSYYIANPIREVWENVKKNIFDSLEKIERDLILPISVLLSSQTSFYNIALVQQDAINQTLQQILSENSSKYYVAISFPEILSQELVKLLEANSYKHDVKVILSKSLKVDSNVLQVRYLDSMFGSGIITSNSIFLIIKTQGNTLLGMFSNHIYFVEIGKVYFEYLWEKADKNRDNA
- a CDS encoding 30S ribosomal protein S25e; the encoded protein is MGGASKKPISTVEKRMKKMAEEQQKKQQKRAPTKTGKELTSKNVIVDNETLKKVQEELKKEIIVTPYTLSSKLNVTISVAKKILEELERQGVVKIGTKDRRTVVYVAAS
- a CDS encoding carbon-nitrogen hydrolase family protein, which produces MLIGLLHLKLREMSKKYNIEKAKKLIKAAKDKGAKLVILPSLFPAGNIFEIYENDKKARSIIKNLAEKIPGSVTDTLINLSMEGEVHLIAGPILEQAGPKIFLTTLIISPQGEILGKYRKIIVSEKDVRLGISSGKEPVYMSLDKRYGIISEDDLFSPEINKLLSLNNVSAIIGTMKAYPRNGYDIIKYMAIARTIENGLPYIIVGETIEDENGDIIGSSPTFVTSTNTLIYKQAEEEDTVVYVESTVLTQEANREKIGSISNIDSVLQTFCKSIKKMKTNVTKKVEEQREEKEEE
- the rgy gene encoding reverse gyrase, which encodes MNTCPNCGEFITAERLYKGSVCNKCLGKDLEFKNIRNLIEELEKNNNLKKLLEIKNIIEEYDKFVELFKNIIGFPPFGPQKSWIIRVLRKESFAIIAPPGLGKTTFGMITSLYYSTKNGRSILIFPTRSLVKQAVDRISTFARKANLETKLLYYHSGLNESQKQELYKSLNEGEFNIFVSTNRFFIDKINELRNIRYDFMFVDDVDTALKSSKSSETILNLAGFTKDDITAVKELLKKAKEDETIYNKIQEIRGNKIKGKTIVFSSATLTRGNPVLSALMGFRPGSSVIYLRKIIDTYSPLPKTNEEIVAYLKELLSKLGDGGLIFVPIDKGQEYAKWLEQQLSDSFKIAAITSTNTGKIDEFANGDIYALIGSATHYGILVRGIDIPWRVKYAIFVGIPKFKFRIGEVMNIVALSRILSILGLVTRDQEIIRLAGRVRGKIRRLSPAAISMLSMQAKEGKLEDEVLLKAYEIANKYLEDKEILKKVAEIGDLVISNGNILIPDYLTYIQASGRTSRIYGGELTTGLSVLLVDDFSLFNILNKKLSLILDEISWKELDLQNNKIENESLDDIVNKIKSERERIYKIKKEGEVEPSLEKVKTVLFIVESPNKAKTISNFFSRPSIRQIENIRAFETVLEDKILIVAASGGHVYDLTTQNIGIYGIEVKSNSHLLFIPYYNTIKRCRNGHQFTDYAEGNRCPRCGTTEIVLDKNNTIDALRKLALEVDEILIGTDPDTEGEKIAWDIYLALRPFNSNIKRAEFHEVTRKAILQAINNPREFNVNLVKSQIVRRIEDRWIGFKLSTKLQEDFWRNYYCSHYKCDSLENRNLSAGRVQSPVLNWIVSRYDEYQKNKMKIYYGNIKGIEELKIYVPKQNNKIRKNSVVYVKIVNMNTTEEEINPLPPYTTDTLLYDANQFYGISAQEAMKIAQDLFELGLITYHRTDSTRISSTGISIAENYLKQIIGENYQNIFKPRTWGEGGAHEAIRPTRPLDVDQLRLLIDEGEIELAKKISKVHFLVYDLIFRRFITSQLVPIKAIKEKIEYKICEDEKCQTELKTFQNLAEFITDIKLPIQIDYSKFLYLPTTRIVKGSVIQKIKASGEDEIIYTVELKGSFAKSSVNLYTQADLVAEMKRKEIGRPSTYATIISTILKRGYAIESKKTKKLIPTTLGKEVNNYLNQKFSSFVSENRTRTLLQLMDMVEEGKEDYINVLKDIYEEINKIR